In Sylvia atricapilla isolate bSylAtr1 chromosome 27, bSylAtr1.pri, whole genome shotgun sequence, one genomic interval encodes:
- the ACE gene encoding angiotensin-converting enzyme encodes MPAALGLLLGLSLAAALRPDLEPPQRDPTEEGAALFASDYNSTAEIVLFQSVSASWNYNTNLTTENAALQVQASLEEQNFTELWGKKAKELYGDKWNNFTDPQLRKIIGSIQTLGPSNLPLPKREQYNTILSEMDKIYSTAKVCLSNGTCWDLEPDLSDIMATSRNYKLLLYAWEGWHNSAGNPLRPKYEEFVKLSNEAYLMDGFNDTGSYWRSWYDSDSFEEDLERIYNQLEPLYLNLHAFVRRKLYDHYGPKYINLRGPIPAHLLGNMWAQQWNNIYDLVISDPDKGNLDVTSTMVEQGWNATHMFRVSEEFFTSLGLLEMPPEFWEESMLEKPTDGREVVCHASAWDFYNRKDFRIKQCTSVTMEQLFTVHHEMGHIQYYLQYKDQPVSFRSGANPGFHEAIGDVLSLSVSTPSHLKKIGLLSSATEDEESNINYLLKMALEKIAFLPFGYLIDQWRWNVFSGRTPPSRYNYDWWYLRTKYQGICAPVSRNESNFDPGAKYHIPGNTPYIRYFVSFILQFQFHKALCQAANHNGSLHTCDIYRSKEAGDKLREVLKAGSSKSWQDILLNLTGTSQMDAGALLEYFSPVTKWLQEQNNQTNEVLGWPEFDWRPPVPEGYPEGIDKIADEAQAKEFLSEYNRTAEEVWNAYTEASWAYNTNITDHNKEIMLEKNLAMSKHTLEYGMRARQFDTSDFQDQSVTRILKKLSVIERAALPEEELKEYNTLLSDMETTYSVAKVCRENNICHPLDPDLTDIMATSRDYDELLFAWKGWRDASGKKMRNNYKRYVELSNKAAVLNGYKDNGAYWRSLYETPTFEEDLERLYVQLQPLYLNLHAYVRRALYKKYGAKHINLKGPIPAHLLGNMWAQSWSNIFDLVVPFPNATKVDATPAMKQQGWTPKKMFEESDRFFTSLGLIPMPQEFWDKSMIEKPSDGREVVCHASAWDFYNRKDFRIKQCTVVNMDDLITVHHEMGHVQYFLQYKDQPISFRDGANPGFHEAVGDVMALSVSTPKHLQSINLLDQVMENEESDINYLMSIALDKIAFLPFGYLMDQWRWKVFDGRIKEDEYNKEWWNLRMKYQGLCPPAVRSEDDFDPGAKFHIPANVPYIRYFVSFVIQFQFHQALCDAANHTGPLHTCDIYQSREAGKILGDALKLGFSKPWPEAMQLITGKPNMSAEALMSYFEPLMTWLEKENKKNGEVLGWPEYSWTPYTATPAQDDSGKTDFLGMSLTKSQATAGSWVLLALALIFLITTIFFGVKFFSARRKAFKSSSEMELK; translated from the exons ATGCCCGCggcgctggggctgctgctcgGGCTGAGCCTGGCAGCTGCCCTTCGGCCCGACCTCGAGCCCCCACAGCGGGACCCCACCGAGGAAGGGGCCGCCCTCTTCGCCAGTGACTACAACAGCACGGCCGAGATCGTCCTCTTCCAGAGCGTCTCGGCCAGCTGGAATTACAACACCAACCTGACGACCgaaaatgctgctctgcag GTCCAGGCATCATTGGAGGAGCAGAACTTCACAGAGCTATGGGGGAAGAAAGCCAAGGAACTCTATGGCGACAAGTGGAATAACTTCACTGACCCCCAGCTGAGGAAGATCATTGGATCCATCCAGACCTTGGGACCCTCCAATCTACCCCTGCCAAAGAGAGAGCAG TACAACACCATTCTGAGTGAAATGGACAAAATCTACTCCACGGCCAAAGTGTGCCTGTCCAATGGCACCTGCTGGGATCTGGAGCCAG ACCTCTCAGACATCATGGCCACCTCCCGCAACTACAAGCTGCTGCTGTACGCCTGGGAGGGGTGGCACAACTCTGCAGGGAACCCGCTGCGCCCCAAGTATGAGGAGTTTGTGAAGTTGAGCAACGAAGCCTATTTGATGGATG GATTCAATGACACAGGCAGCTACTGGCGCTCCTGGTATGACTCAGACTCCTTTGAGGAGGACCTGGAGCGCATCTACAACCAGCTGGAGCCACTCTACCTCAACCTGCACGCCTTTGTCCGGAGGAAGCTGTATGATCACTATGGGCCCAAATACATCAACCTCAGGGGTCCCATCCCTGCTCACCTCCTGG gGAACATGTGGGCTCAGCAGTGGAACAACATCTATGACCTGGTGATCTCCGACCCTGATAAGGGCAACCTTGATGTAACGAGCACCATGGTGGAGCAG GGCTGGAATGCCACCCACATGTTCCGGGTCTCGGAGGAGTTCTTCACCTCCCTGGGGCTTCTGGAGATGCCCCCTGAATTCTGGGAGGAGTCCATGCTGGAAAAGCCGACGGATGGGCGGGAGGTGGTGTGTCATGCCTCGGCCTGGGACTTCTACAACCGCAAGGACTTCAG GATCAAGCAGTGCACATCGGTGACCATGGAGCAGCTGTTCACAGTGCACCATGAGATGGGCCACATCCAGTACTACCTGCAATACAAGGACCAGCCCGTGTCCTTCCGCAGTGGGGCCAATCCTGGCTTCCACGAGGCCATCGGCGATGTCCTGTCGCTGTCTGTCTCCACCCCCAGTCACCTCAAGAAAATCGGTCTCCTCAGCAGTGCTACTGAGGATGAAG AGAGCAATATCAACTACCTGCTGAAGATGGCCCTGGAGAAGATTGCCTTCCTGCCCTTTGGCTACCTCATCGACCAGTGGCGCTGGAACGTGTTCAGTGGCCGCACGCCGCCAAGCCGCTACAACTACGACTGGTGGTATCTGAG AACCAAATATCAGGGTATCTGCGCTCCGGTTTCAAGGAATGAAAGCAACTTTGACCCTGGAGCAAAGTACCACATCCCAGGGAACACTCCTTACATCAG GTACTTTGTCAGCTTCATCCTCCAGTTCCAGTTTCACAAGGCACTGTGCCAGGCAGCCAACCACAATGGTTCCCTGCACACCTGTGACATCTACAGATCCAAAGAGGCTGGAGACAAACTCAG GGAAGTGTTGAAAGCTGGGTCCTCAAAGTCGTGGCAGGATATCCTCTTGAATCTCACTGGCACAAGTCAGATGGACGCTGGTGCCCTTCTGGAGTATTTCAGCCCTGTCACCAAGTGGCTTCAGGAGCAGAACAACCAGACCAATGAGGTGCTGGGCTGGCCTGAGTTTGACTGGCGTCCACCTGTCCCTGAAGGCTACCCTGAAGGCATTG ACAAAATAGCAGATGAGGCACAAGCTAAAGAGTTCTTGTCCGAGTACAACAGGACAGCTGAGGAAGTGTGGAATGCCTACACCGAGGCATCCTGGGCCTACAACACCAACATCACCGACCACAACAAGGAGATCATG CTGGAGAAGAACTTGGCCATGTCCAAGCACACCCTGGAGTACGGCATGAGGGCCAGGCAGTTTGACACCTCTGACTTCCAGGACCAAAGTGTCACCCGCATCCTCAAGAAACTGAGTGTCATTGAGAGGGCAGCCCTACCTGAGGAAGAGCTGAAGGAG TATAACACCCTCCTCTCAGATATGGAGACCACGTACAGCGTGGCCAAGGTCTGCAGAGAGAACAATATCTGTCACCCACTGGATCCTG ACCTCACAGACATCATGGCCACCTCTCGGGACTATGATGAACTCCTCTTTGCCTGGAAGGGCTGGCGGGATGCTTCTGGGAAGAAGATGAGGAACAACTACAAGCGATACGTGGAACTGAGCAACAAGGCAGCTGTGCTCAATG GCTACAAAGACAATGGGGCCTACTGGAGATCCCTATACGAGACACCCACCTTTGAGGAAGATCTGGAGAGGCTAtatgtgcagctgcagcccctgtaCCTCAACCTACATGCTTATGTACGCCGAGCTCTCTATAAAAAGTATGGTGCAAAGCACATAAACCTGAAGggtcccatccctgcccatctgCTAG gcaaCATGTGGGCTCAGTCATGGTCCAACATTTTCGATCTGGTGGTACCTTTCCCAAATGCCACCAAGGTGGATGCCACCCCAGCCATGAAACAACAG ggctggacaccCAAGAAAATGTTTGAAGAGTCAGACCGTTTCTTCACCTCTCTGGGCCTCATCCCAATGCCACAGGAATTCTGGGACAAATCCATGATTGAGAAGCCATCGGATGGGCGGGAGGTGGTGTGCCATGCTTCAGCCTGGGATTTCTACAACCGCAAGGACTTCAG GATCAAGCAGTGCACCGTGGTGAACATGGACGACCTCATCACAGTGCACCACGAGATGGGCCACGTCCAGTACTTCCTGCAGTACAAAGATCAGCCTATCTCCTTCCGTGACGGGGCCAACCCTGGCTTCCATGAGGCTGTTGGGGATGTCATGGCCTTGTCTGTCTCTACCCCCAAACACCTGCAGAGCATCAATCTGCTGGACCAAGTCATGGAAAATGAAG AAAGTGATATTAACTACCTGATGAGCATCGCCCTGGACAAAATCGCCTTCCTGCCCTTCGGGTACCTCATGGACCAGTGGCGCTGGAAGGTGTTTGACGGGCGGATCAAGGAGGATGAGTACAACAAGGAGTGGTGGAACCTCAG GATGAAGTACCAGGGCTTGTGCCCACCAGCAGTGAGGTCTGAAGATGATTTTGACCCTGGGGCAAAGTTTCACATCCCTGCCAACGTCCCTTACATTAG GTACTTTGTCAGCTTTGTGATCCAGTTCCAGTTCCACCAGGCACTCTGTGATGCAGCCAACCACACGGGTCCCCTGCACACCTGTGACATCTATCAGTCCCGGGAGGCTGGGAAGATCTTGGG GGATGCCCTGAAGCTGGGTTTCAGCAAGCCGTGGCCCGAAGCCATGCAGCTCATCACAGGGAAGCCCAACATGTCAGCAGAGGCCCTGATGAGCTACTTCGAGCCACTCATGACgtggctggagaaggagaatAAGAAGAACGGGGAGGTCCTGGGCTGGCCCGAGTACAGCTGGACTCCTTACACAG ccACTCCAGCCCAAGATGACTCTGGCAAAACTGATTTCCTGGGAATGTCCCTGACCAAAAGTCAAGCCACAGCAGGTAGCTGGGTCCTGCTCGCCCTGGCACTCATCTTCCTGATCACCACCATCTTCTTTGGTGTCAAGTTCTTCTCAGCCAGGAGAAAGGCCTTCAAATCCAGCTCAGAAATGGAACTGAAATAA